A stretch of candidate division WOR-3 bacterium DNA encodes these proteins:
- a CDS encoding tetratricopeptide repeat protein: MKCPGCGADNPPKNKFCGECGARLRKSSETERIDLVRKDIPESLVKKIILTKDTIEKERKDVTVVFADISGFTSMSEKLDPEELTLLMNECFRKLGAMVYRYEGIIDKFIGDCIMAIFGAPITHEDDPERAILACLDMQSALDEINKNLDPSLKKLTIHSGINTGEVIAGKIGSDLQMEYTVMGDTVNVAQRLKDIAPSGSILTGPETYNRSRHAFDFMAMEPVQLKGKADKVQPYEVIGRKWGSEYGHGAIHSDLIGRDKELEALKKGYADLLKGKSSIYVIKGEIGVGKSRLLYEFKKFLTITAPDIALLDSRGVSYESSIPLKSFADSLVHYLNSQETSPIQITEASIKKQLSDLLKDEASETLPYLYKMMNIPLNEQEKEKILYLDSHSLQLQIFLAMTTVLEKISEEKPVVFIIDDIQWLDSISVELINFLLPMVKSKKVSFFLSYRVGPISVIEKLLQTIKDEYCDYVVDVELSNLSPDDSSRLIDNLIGGEISDALRKYVIVKSGGNPFFIEEIVRRIIESKILTKGEKFSEQMLQIPGSIDAAVTSRIDSLNKEAKYLLRIAAIIGRSFPRDLLEEVVKDKEIYQHIDELEKAEFLIKINKEQKTFYTFRHALFQEVAYNSLLKSERTIYHKVIAETIEEKFKDKIEGYASSLAHHYYNCKNTEKALYYSIKAGDEAAELYANEEALDYYNKALSITEETAQKITLLEKISEIEILIGRLKQAHEHLLAAQESATDKLVKARITEKISRVLEQIGKIDESIELRRAAIQEISDQDSPVLIQLHYDLSNVLLESKGEMDEAMCLVDNGLTIARRIKDRKLEAEGLRAKGHILWRLGKNEEALSLLKTARSIYEEYNEIKILPYLFLLTAAGYRALGNIDTAIEFVKKSIEIAERIGNRRVLAMCYNNLGAYYAYRGNFKASIEITEKNVEIRQQLGDKKGEGIGLMNIGLTHKYLGQFDRVMEYYERAEKLFEAINDLRCKVTVYHHKAGLLSVLGKNKEAYAYYKKAIELAETTQDKALLGDSQYRLADHYMDINDLDRAEELLKEAEVTIEQAGEKNLQAEIFLSLSSLYIKKKDKKALDYAQKGFKYAAETKLINTEIRGLREYGRALALIGNEMTEGIKHIKRAIAIAKETNSKEQIAHSMFALGEVLIADEKPTQAREYLKKAKEIYRELNTPVWLKETEELLKKTT, encoded by the coding sequence ATGAAATGTCCAGGGTGCGGTGCGGACAATCCACCAAAGAATAAATTCTGCGGAGAATGCGGCGCCCGACTCCGAAAAAGTTCTGAAACGGAACGCATCGATCTGGTCAGGAAGGATATCCCGGAATCGCTCGTCAAAAAAATAATCCTTACAAAAGACACCATTGAAAAAGAACGCAAGGACGTAACGGTCGTCTTTGCGGACATCTCGGGTTTCACCTCGATGTCTGAAAAGTTAGACCCGGAAGAATTGACGCTGTTGATGAACGAATGTTTTCGTAAACTCGGTGCCATGGTCTATCGATACGAAGGGATCATCGATAAATTCATCGGCGACTGTATTATGGCGATATTCGGCGCACCCATCACCCACGAAGACGACCCTGAACGTGCGATTCTCGCGTGTTTGGATATGCAGAGCGCCCTGGATGAAATCAACAAGAATCTGGATCCTTCTTTAAAGAAACTCACAATCCATTCAGGAATAAACACCGGCGAGGTCATTGCAGGAAAGATCGGTTCAGACCTGCAGATGGAGTATACGGTTATGGGCGACACCGTCAACGTGGCCCAGCGCTTAAAGGATATCGCTCCTTCCGGCAGTATTCTCACGGGTCCGGAAACCTATAACCGCTCCCGGCATGCATTCGACTTTATGGCAATGGAACCGGTCCAGCTCAAAGGTAAAGCGGATAAGGTCCAGCCTTATGAGGTCATCGGCAGAAAATGGGGCTCTGAATACGGACACGGCGCAATCCATTCTGATTTAATCGGTCGGGATAAAGAACTTGAAGCATTGAAAAAAGGATACGCCGACCTACTGAAAGGTAAATCTTCAATATATGTGATAAAGGGAGAGATCGGCGTCGGCAAATCACGCCTTTTATATGAATTTAAAAAATTCCTGACGATAACCGCCCCAGATATCGCCTTGCTTGACAGCCGGGGGGTATCCTATGAAAGTTCAATCCCTCTGAAATCTTTTGCCGACAGCCTGGTACACTATCTAAACAGCCAGGAGACATCGCCGATTCAGATAACTGAAGCTTCGATAAAAAAGCAGCTTTCTGATTTACTCAAGGATGAAGCTTCGGAGACGCTTCCTTATCTCTATAAGATGATGAATATACCGCTAAACGAGCAGGAAAAAGAGAAAATTCTCTATCTGGACAGCCATTCCCTCCAACTACAGATCTTTCTGGCGATGACAACGGTTCTGGAAAAAATAAGTGAAGAAAAACCCGTGGTGTTCATCATCGACGACATTCAGTGGCTTGACTCGATATCCGTCGAGCTGATAAATTTCTTACTTCCTATGGTGAAGAGCAAAAAGGTTTCCTTTTTCCTGAGTTACCGTGTTGGACCGATTTCAGTCATTGAAAAACTGCTTCAAACAATAAAAGACGAATACTGTGATTATGTGGTGGATGTGGAACTTTCAAATCTGTCTCCTGATGACAGTTCCCGCCTCATAGACAACCTCATCGGTGGAGAAATATCTGATGCACTCAGAAAGTACGTCATCGTAAAGAGCGGCGGTAACCCGTTCTTCATTGAAGAGATCGTGCGACGGATTATTGAATCAAAGATTCTCACCAAAGGAGAAAAATTCTCCGAACAGATGCTCCAGATCCCCGGTTCAATCGACGCCGCCGTAACATCAAGAATCGACAGCCTTAACAAAGAAGCAAAATATCTTCTGAGGATCGCCGCCATAATCGGCCGCTCTTTTCCCCGTGATCTCCTGGAAGAGGTGGTGAAAGACAAAGAAATCTATCAGCATATCGATGAACTCGAAAAGGCGGAATTTTTGATAAAGATAAATAAAGAGCAGAAAACATTTTACACATTCAGACATGCACTCTTCCAGGAAGTCGCCTATAACAGTCTGCTGAAGAGTGAAAGGACCATCTATCATAAGGTTATTGCAGAGACGATTGAGGAAAAATTCAAGGACAAAATTGAAGGCTATGCTTCCTCACTGGCGCATCACTATTACAACTGCAAAAATACAGAAAAAGCACTCTATTATTCCATCAAGGCGGGCGACGAAGCGGCTGAGCTCTATGCCAATGAAGAGGCCCTTGATTACTACAATAAGGCGCTCTCAATCACCGAAGAGACCGCACAAAAGATCACTCTTCTGGAAAAAATCAGTGAAATCGAAATCCTCATCGGCCGGCTTAAACAGGCCCATGAACATCTTTTAGCCGCCCAGGAGTCTGCGACCGACAAACTCGTCAAGGCACGGATTACAGAAAAGATCAGCAGGGTGCTTGAACAGATCGGAAAGATCGATGAAAGTATCGAACTCCGAAGAGCGGCGATACAGGAAATCAGTGACCAGGACTCACCGGTTCTGATTCAACTCCATTACGACCTCTCAAACGTCCTCCTTGAATCAAAAGGAGAGATGGATGAAGCAATGTGCCTTGTGGATAACGGTCTTACGATCGCACGGCGGATAAAAGATAGAAAACTTGAGGCGGAAGGGTTGCGTGCCAAAGGCCATATTTTGTGGCGCCTCGGGAAGAACGAAGAAGCTTTAAGCCTTTTGAAAACAGCCCGGAGTATTTATGAGGAATATAATGAAATAAAGATTCTGCCTTATCTCTTTCTCCTGACCGCCGCCGGCTATCGGGCACTGGGAAATATCGATACAGCGATTGAATTCGTCAAAAAATCGATCGAGATTGCTGAACGGATCGGAAACAGACGGGTCCTTGCAATGTGCTATAACAATCTCGGCGCTTATTATGCATACCGCGGCAACTTCAAGGCTTCGATAGAAATCACCGAAAAGAACGTCGAGATTCGACAGCAACTCGGTGATAAAAAAGGCGAAGGGATAGGATTGATGAACATCGGTCTGACCCACAAATATCTCGGTCAATTTGATCGGGTTATGGAGTACTATGAAAGAGCAGAGAAACTGTTCGAGGCGATCAACGATCTCAGGTGTAAGGTGACGGTTTACCATCATAAAGCCGGTTTGCTCAGTGTCCTCGGTAAAAACAAAGAGGCGTATGCATACTATAAAAAAGCCATAGAACTCGCTGAGACGACCCAGGATAAAGCGCTTCTCGGTGACAGCCAATATCGACTCGCCGACCATTATATGGACATCAATGATCTGGACAGAGCCGAAGAATTACTCAAAGAAGCAGAAGTCACCATTGAACAAGCAGGAGAAAAGAACCTTCAGGCAGAAATTTTTCTCTCACTCTCATCTCTTTACATCAAAAAGAAGGATAAAAAAGCACTTGACTATGCACAGAAAGGATTCAAGTACGCAGCAGAGACAAAATTAATCAATACTGAAATACGGGGCTTACGGGAGTACGGCAGGGCCCTTGCCCTGATCGGAAATGAGATGACAGAAGGAATAAAACATATCAAACGCGCCATCGCCATCGCAAAAGAGACAAACAGCAAAGAGCAGATCGCTCACAGTATGTTCGCACTCGGTGAGGTCCTCATCGCCGACGAAAAACCGACTCAGGCGCGCGAATATCTTAAAAAGGCGAAAGAGATATACCGTGAGTTGAACACTCCCGTCTGGCTCAAAGAGACTGAAGAGTTACTGAAGAAAACCACGTAA